CAGCACTCACTTTCACCTGAGATTGGTGTCCATGGTATACCTGTGGACAATTTCTCTCGTTCGGGGAGTGGAGGTGTGAATTTGTCTCGATTTTCAGTTGGATTGGATCTAAATGAACCTGCAAGTTCTAAATGGAGCAGCACAACAAGTGTAAAGTTTGAGGTTTGGACAATGCTTGTTGCAGTCATATTGATTGGTACCTCATAATCATCAGTTTTCTTCCTAAGAAATGTAATTACTTATAGATTTTTCACTTTACAGAATGTTCGCCTGTTGAGTGATGATGGCCGCTCCATTACCAGAGATCTTGATGGTTTTCCTGTCACTTGCAGGTAAagatgacttttttttttccagttCTAGAAATTATGATGAACTGATTGTTGacaataatttaattcttgtgCAGTGGCAATGCTCATGACAGTATGGTAGTCTTAAAGCAAGAATCTCAATATGCGAAGGCAAACGAGCATAGTTTTTCTCGTGTAATTTACACATTTCTACCACAACTTGCTTACTAAAATATGCTGTTCATGCATATTGAACAAGGGCACTAACTGGATGTTTCTACTTATTTCAGTTTACCATGCAAATAGAACAAGGGATTCCAGTTCTATCCAAGTGGTTAATCTTCAACCGTTTCAAATTTGTTGCATCAAAGGGCATCAAACTTGGACCGGCCTTTCTCTTGACAAGGCAAGTAATGTTGATTAGAATTCCCGACTTGACTTCAAAGATTTCATGAATCCAGCTCTAGATTAGGTGGtatatcatttcaaaattttctttattcttacTTTTTCTCTGACAGCCTGACAGGTGGTTCGATTGTAGGAGATATGGCTCCATATCAAGCATTTGCAATCGGTGGTCTAGGTAGCGTGAGAGGGTACGGTGAAGGTGCCGTTGGATCCGGAAGATCATGTTTGGTTGCTAATACTGAAGTGACACTTCCTCTGGTATGTAATTGCTTTATTGTAAAATAGAGGGCACTGCATCTAACaatctatattttgttatttttcacaCATCTATCATCTTTGATAGCTGTTTAATGGGCATGTGTAACTGTTACAGTGCTGTATGTACcatttgaaatttctttaacTTCAAAAGATGGCTGTTAGATTAGGAGAGTGATTAGAAGCCAAACCAAactgaaaattaataaatgtaccGATAATTATCCCtggaaatttgttttaaaatataggATGAAGTTGTGTTTAAATAACATCTGGAATGATGAAATTCCTATACATGCTACACTCAAAGTACTTAatggtatatataaaaattatattgtatattttgatttgataaatccCAAGAGGTAATTAAAAACCAAGATTTTGTTTTTGCTGCTATtcagttttaaaatttgtgaatggGAATTTTTGTTTATGTCATTGCATATGTGTTGACTTAATTTTGCTGCATTCAGAGCAAAATGTTGGAAGGTTCTGTTTTCCTGGACTGTGGAACTGATCTGGGCTCGGGTCGGCTTGTACCTGGTGAGTCCCATTCATCTACTTCCTTATGAAGTTGTGATCTTAATATGCTTCTAGTTTTCACTGAACATTGTTTCTGACCTTTAGTCAATTCTCAACTAGTTGCATTGTGTATCACATGTTTAAAACAGCCTGATTTAGCTTTCTGCAACTCAGCTTTTacatttattatatgactatGAGCACCCCGAAATTCGTCGATGTCTGCTGATATCATCATCACTAGAATATATGGTTGTTTCAGCGAGGTAGttgattttagattttaggTTCTGGTGATGTGATGCAACGAATCTTGAATCTTTGAGCTTGTGGATACTTTGAGAACAAATTATTCCTGTAACATCGATTTGCTTCTTATATGCCTTAGGTTTGTGAAGTTAGACATTCTTGCTATTCTAGGAACACGCCGTTGCCAATATTTACATTTATGGAAGCCATTATCAGTGAAGCGTAACTACCATTCCAGGATTTATTACCGGTTTAATTTGTGAGTTTCAGGAAATCCAGCCATGAGACAAGGTAAACCAGGATCTGGAGTTGGGTTCGGGTATGGTCTTCGGTTCAAGTCTCCACTTGGTCATTTCCAGGTTGATTATGCCATCAATGCCTTTCAACAAAAGACTCTATACTTTGGCGTCACAAATCTTGCATCTTGAATTCACTTTTAAACCATACACAAGCTGCCAAATTTCTTCTCATTGTGTAgcggaaaaagaaaaagaaatgacaaGATTGGGGGACGCTGCACACTGACATGTTGATTCATGGAGAAACACTTAAAGCTTTGCCCCATAGCGTAGTTGCAATTTCGTGGGGGAAAAAGATGATGGCGTCATTGATTGTTAAAAGCAGTAGAGACAGGTAGGAACGTTGGAACTAAACGGTGTAGAGGCTGAAATTCTTTCCACAAATAGAAGCTGCTCAATACCACTTACTTTCTTGTTTACATTTATTTCCCTTAACtgtaacaaaaatttcaaaccaaatttAACTCACTTTCAAAACATGATATTCAGTAGGGggcacaaaatcaaaattataaaatccgtgcccattttcttttatatcagtcacttttattaaaattttagaaaagaaaaaatcactGAACTTTTTACTTGTGAACCTCTAAGAAGGATGGATTAAACATTCTGTCACATTTAATCACAACTGATTTACAACATTAACACATGAAATCTACTGACCTTATTGGCTTATTCCCATGACAAACCAAGCCAAGCCAAACCAATCTCAACTCTACCACGGAGATGGAGCAATTTTATGACAGGAAAATAAAGCCATAACATCTCGCGCtgtaattcaatatatatataatatactatATACATACTATAACAAGACCTGGGTGGATGGCAGCCCCGACAGGTTTGTCATCACAAATACTTCCTTACAGATCAACGGCCTGTGCCATATTTTTTGTAGGATTTGAGTCCCCACGTCCGTTGGACTTGGACCTGTCCTTTATTGGCTTGTTAGAGCCCGGTGTCACTTTTGCAGCAGTTTTGCCTGTCTTGCTGGTTTGAGATCCGGTTCCTTCACCTGCTCAAATCAAAACAGTGAAAGAATAAATTAGCAAAATGCAAAATGAGTGCAAGAGGGACACTGTCGTTATGCATTTTTGAACCTGATCAAACCTAAAATTAGCAGTAAACATAGAACAATGAACAACAGTGATATCCATTGGGCTTCATGGAATAATGTGTCAGAGCAACATTCTTACATCACGCAATTGTTTTGACAACAGCCGGCGTGAACcagaaaatttaatgttaataatcAGGGATCAGAGGGTTGAAAATTATCATGCATTCACCATTGGCAACAAACAAGCATTAACCAATTGCCACTCCAACCAGTAGAATGGTTTACATCGAGGAGAATATACCTATATATTGTGGACAACAGAGAGAGAGCTTACCACTGTTAGGTAGAGACAATCTCTTTGTCACCAGTTTATCTGATTTTATGGACCTCTCCTTAGGATTGCTGCGAGATCTTGAAGTAATAACAGGTTTTGAGCCAGCTTCTTCACCCAAATCTTCAATGATTGGTTTGGACTTTGGCTTGGAAGATAATGCATTGACCGCATCTACCACATTTGCTGACTTACCAGGTGGAGAATCACTCCCTTCAGAATATGACAGACCTATTTTTAGATTTGACAGGTTAGCATGAAGATTCGATGCAGCTGGCTTCTTGATAGCAGGTTTTATCTGAGAATTGGCACCATTCTTTCCCTCTGCAGAACCATCCTCACAGGCCACTACTCCATCCTGAAGATTAATGTCGAGAAAACGATTCTCCCATGGACGTACAGCCATCCATCTCTCCAGCCAGTTCCAACCCCAGCTGCTTTTGTCTGGTTCAAATCCAGCAGGCACAGATTGTTGTCTTGATCCTGCTTGCCACTGCAGAAACAGATCTCAACTCTTAACACTAGCTTAAATGAGATCAGCCATTGACATGATTCTTACACAACAGTACAATCAGGTGATTAGTAGGGCTTAAGCAGTATCAGGCAATAAAAGAACCAGGTGATTAGTAGAAGTTTTGTCACAAGATTTTGGCTACCAACATCAACTGTCAGAGGAGGTTGATGCTAATAACAAGGACTTGTGAGATGAGACATTGACCAGGTAACAAAATTTACCGAGATAAAAAATGAACTGTTAACAACAGATGTTCAACCCTTCAGAACATTAAGAAAGCAGAAAAGAATGATAATAATGTAAGAACAGTTTCCACATTTGGATGGAACTGGTGGACAAGATGCAGTTGTGATTATCAAGAGGCAAGAATCAAACAATATTTTTGgtaagtaaaaagtaaaaaataaacatttaacacTCAATAGATAAAAATGCATGAATTTACTTCAAAATACAGATTCTGTTTAATTGCCATTCACTTTGTTTAGCCATATGTGCAGATTGGAGAAAATagaattttcctatttattatGTGATTTCACTTTATAGCAACTTCTCAAGAAGCCAACAAAATCGAAGTAGGAAATGAAGCAAAATTAGAGAGCCTAAGTATCCAAAACCCATTTCTCTTTCCTCTTCCTATATCTTCTCCTTCGGTCAAAAGAAAAGTATTTTCACACAGCTTGCTCTGTTAAGGACACCTGTCCCTTAGAGTGATTTCTTGAATAAATCCACTAAACTGAAAACACATGctttattgaagaaataaacTGTAGATATCATATAAGGTGGTACGAAAGATAGCAAAGTTTTAGCACAGACATATCTTGATCATCAAATTTTTAAGTGGAGATTACTTCAGAAGTAGGAAAGACAACCAAGAGTGTTAATTAGAAGGTTCAAGAACTATCAAAAGGCTTGAAGCTCCAACTACCATAAAAGCATGCTTGAGCATGTTATTGCTATACCTTTTACCATTTCTAACTCAACTGATATGACAAATTTCAATTCCACTCCATTGAAACATATTATGAAATTGGAAACGCTTTCTCCCTCATGAATCTGAGCACAGCTTTCAAGGTTAGAACATTCATTCCTAAAAAATTGGAAACGCTTTCTACCTCATGCAACCTGAGCACAGCTTTCAGGGGTAGAACATTCAttcctaaaatgataaaagctTCATAGGACTGTAAAATTTGCTGCTTTATCAATAAAAGTGGTATATTATCATATCTTACCTGATGAGCCAGAGCATATGCCATGGCTCTCTCACGTTTAGCTGCAGCCTCTTGCCTCTTTAGTAACTTGGCTTGGATTTCTTCAACAGATCCTATACTATCGCACCACCCTTCCTGCATTTAATCAGAAACCACATGACGCATTCAGCAAACCACCAACATCTATGCTTCAAATATGAGAAAAGAATGGATAACCTCATTCTAAAGTCCCAACTACATAATAAAATCTAGCATAGAAAACCTATCATCACTCTTGTGCCGGTTTACAAGCTACAATCCTTTTACTTTAGTCAATTGCATTCTAAATGAGATTTGACTCACAAAAGTTATGTAATTCATCAGCTTTACACAATGGAATAATAAGATGCCACATCAGAatcctaaaatttaaatcttaaaacaaTGAGTACACGCCTGAAAACATGCCTGCATGAGTTGAACTCTATTTCATGAGCGCATGTGAACAAATAGTTGTGCCAATTTATGGAAATAACGAAATAAGAATTTAATGTTTTTCACCTCTATTTCTTTAACGCGAGCCTCATCTGCAAGTTGTTGCTGATGTTTCTGTTGGGCAGTTTCACTTTCTAATGTCAGTCGAACACGCCTTGCTCTTATGCGAGCCTGAACTCTCACCAAAGCTTGCATGCAGCGAAGGGTCATTGCAGCTTGTTTTCTTACAGCATGACCCCTCACCAGGGCCTGTAGTCTGACCAATCCTTTTAAGGCTCGGAGTGCTCTTCTAGCCTGACATTTAAgtaatatacatttcaattccAGCAGTAGAAAGAATTGTGAATTTAAATTACTGATTTAATTATAGTTCAGGTAAAGGGAAAATCATTAGAAGGTGGGCCTTTCTTGTCATGAATAAATTTGTAATCTATGCAGTTAGGAAGAAAtgcaataaattttattttatttttaaaaaataaccttCAAACTGTAACCTCAGTTTATGGTgtgataaaaaaagaagaaatataacATGAATAAATCTAAACTAGGCATCAATGATTAGACCTACTGTACTGCCTTATACCAATTAGCATAGACAAATCACATCCACAAACATATGCACATACAGGATGCATAAAACACATGAAAAGGAGTGCTTGTTGAAATGAACTCACTATAGATCCAACAAAAAATAGCAACACCATCCAACCCATTCTTTTTGTCCcttatttcaaaaagaattttgGGCACAGCAGGGTTTGAACCCTGGTCTTTAGGGTGCCAACAAGGGGATTGACCACTGCTTCATTATGTTGTTGGCCccttatttcatttttgaaagTACCAATTATCCCTTTCccagaataaaaatattttctacattTTAAGGAAATTCTTTTAACTTATTCCTAGAAGTAGCTCTTTCTTTATTAAGATAAAGGaggttaaataaaaaaaacaagtattgactTGAACTTTATGAAACTCTGCAAACCATCCCAAACAACTAGGAACAGAAAGAGGATTTTAAATTCTCATTTGACATGGCTAGGAGATAAAAAAGTGGGATCAATACCAGAAACCCACGGAAAGCTGTTTGTATCCTTGTGGCAGCCCATTCTTCCATTACAAGTTCATTAAGAGCTGCATCACGCACTTCAAGTGAACCAGAGGGGGAGCCAGCAGCATCTGCAATTGCTTGAGTATTAGCATCTCTGGCTGGTGAAGCAGCATTCTGATCCAACCCTTCTTGAAGTTTATCTGTGTCAAAATCAATGGAATGCTTCCTTCGGTGACGAAATTTGCTGGTAGCTCCCCTCTGTAACAACCAAAGACCAAAAAGTATTAAGTAAAAACATACTTAAATGGAGGTATACTTTAGATCAATCACATTTGAGTACTAACTTATTAATGTGCCAAAATAATATACACATAAACACACATGCAAACACGAGACAAAGGATATTCTAAAATATCCAACTTTGACGACTTCACCTGTCAGACTTGCTATTTCCATGAGACCAGAATCGCAATAACAACCTATATTAAGCAGTAGCCAGGTTAAGTTTTTTCCCAATTGTTACTAAACATTTTTTTGACATTGATCTTTGATATTGAAAGTATATATGAAAAACCCACACTTATATCACACATTTCTATCACTTTCAATGCAACTACAAAGCTTTACTGTAAGGTTTTAAGCAACAAATCCTGCTGTATTCCGGTTATCAACTCATGTTTGCCTTCTACAAGGAACAAAAAGACTAGATGAATAGAAAGAAGCATAAAAAAAGGTGCAATTATTCAGATAATGACATAAAGCACCATGGACTAGGATGGATGAAGagaacaaaatcatatatttctTTTGACTAACAAGGAAAATTGCTGCATGTAAGTTCCCATAAAACACCCCTTTCCATTGTACCAGATAACTTGAGATAATAAGACATCACTTCATTTTGAAGAGGCACACATGATATTACACAATAACATACCCAATCTAAACCTCCAAAATAGGAGAAACTGTTTAGAATATATATAGTTAGTCATACTGACATTTACTTTCTTCTCTGAGGATTGTGACTTGTCTGTTTTTTTCAAGCCAACCAATGCTTTGATCCATTTTCCTGAGACACCCATGGTACCAACAATGACAACTGAACTAGATAAAGCAGACCTGCAAGGAAAATATGCTTGAAAAATCAATCCTATAGTTGCAGTCAATAATGATGCTTCACAAACTATATAggaaatgaaaacataaaagaaagcTAAGCAATGAGACAAACAATTTGCCTGATACTACTTCCTACATATCTGATCCAATGTGGAAGACACACAACCAAGAATCAATGTAACAAGTGTTGAGCTATTACAAAAATGAATACCATTTCACAACATGATCAGTATGATTTATACAAGAAAGAGTAGTCAAAATCAGTATCACTTCGAAGGAAATTCCTCTATTACCACAAAAGAAGGATAGCActgaacaaaattaaatcataaccAGCACTAGAAGAAAGGGTCAATCCTTTCATGAGCTATGAAAAGGTAAAAATTCCTTACACATTGAAAGAAACCAGACTATCaacaataaacaaattattGAATACATAAATCACAAAAGCATCAATCACAACATGAATTGCCCAATGTTCTCAGGGCGCTGGGTGCAGTCAAATTCTCAATTTGAATTATGAGATGGATAAGACTCCAAAATGTATTTGCCTCGACTATGTACTACCGACACAAATAGCATGCCTAAGTTCCATTTTAACTGTCACTTGAACCCTAATTTCGGTGGCCATACAAATTGGAAGCATCAAACAAGAAGATACAGGGAAGAAAATGGTGTCAAATACAGGGAAGAAAATGGTGTCAAAGGAGTAATTAttgaatgaaggaaaaaaagagagaaggaatcaccattttcaattcactaacAATATGCAAAGACATTATCAACTAACCTTTCAAGTTTCAATCTTGGGTTGAAGAAGAAGGACCTCGGCTACTTTAAAACATTGTCAATTGGTTAATTCTAAGTAAAGCAACCATAAATTCCCCATCAACCTTCTCACTTCAAGCACCCCCTGCAAATCGTTGTCATCTCATTAGTAAGATAGcaaccaaaatttatatatatatatacatatatatatatagagaaagagagagagagactaAAAGAATTCACATTTTCCatgtaatcttttttttttcttaattataaaaaggaaataCCTGAAATTTATTCCCATTATTCATTAATGGATAACCTTTAATTCCTTCCATTAATAAACAGTccaattaaaagactaatcACTATAAATTGCAATAATTACTCCCCAATTCTTGTTTTTGGACGTCATAATTACTCCCCAATTCAGTAATAGATCTTGCAAATTTCATCGCGGAGCTCGAAACTCGAAAGCTACTAAACTTTTCAGTGTTGTtcagaaacaaaaaaaagaaggaaaatcaCTGAATCAGCATCAGATAACCAAAAAAACAGTTGAAAACAAAGCAACAGTACCTTTTTAAACCGTTCGATTGATGATGATCTACCAATCGATCAATCAGTCAAATAAGTCAACTCTCAgtcaaaattcttattttttcctCCCTACAGAAAAAGTCAAATTTCACAAAAGGGATCAACATAAAGAAGAAATGGGACTCTCAGGCGgggttttagaaaaaaaatattctctAGAATTTGTGAGGACCGGAATCGGCTAAAGCACGCCGAGGAAGGGTCGTGTGGGAGTGGGGGGAGTGGGATTGGGTTAAAAACACTTAAACGGTAAAGGAACGGTGCCGTTTCGCCACTCTTGGTTTAGTCGTTGTCAAACGTGTCAACGACGAGAGGTAATCACGGGACGTGTGTCTCCTCttgattctaaatttgtaaCGGTAGTACTAACCCACGTGATACCATTCTACATTAATACTTtcagaaagaagagaaaacatatgttaaaaaaaaaaaagttactgCTATTAAGAGGATG
The window above is part of the Gossypium raimondii isolate GPD5lz chromosome 9, ASM2569854v1, whole genome shotgun sequence genome. Proteins encoded here:
- the LOC105799274 gene encoding outer envelope protein 39, chloroplastic isoform X1 — translated: MGAQKSIHAGKAKIDVNVDFTHKICASMMLPSLRNAGSPLSLVIGRYCHFSLCIKHPNLFGGSEKLDVSWDKGLYDSNILVAYRRPRPQWVAQQCFVMQHSLSPEIGVHGIPVDNFSRSGSGGVNLSRFSVGLDLNEPASSKWSSTTSVKFENVRLLSDDGRSITRDLDGFPVTCSGNAHDSMVVLKQESQYAKANEHSFSRFTMQIEQGIPVLSKWLIFNRFKFVASKGIKLGPAFLLTSLTGGSIVGDMAPYQAFAIGGLGSVRGYGEGAVGSGRSCLVANTEVTLPLSKMLEGSVFLDCGTDLGSGRLVPGNPAMRQGKPGSGVGFGYGLRFKSPLGHFQVDYAINAFQQKTLYFGVTNLAS
- the LOC105799274 gene encoding outer envelope protein 39, chloroplastic isoform X2; this encodes MGAQKSIHAGKAKIDVNVDFTHKICASMMLPSLRNAGSPLSLVIGSLCIKHPNLFGGSEKLDVSWDKGLYDSNILVAYRRPRPQWVAQQCFVMQHSLSPEIGVHGIPVDNFSRSGSGGVNLSRFSVGLDLNEPASSKWSSTTSVKFENVRLLSDDGRSITRDLDGFPVTCSGNAHDSMVVLKQESQYAKANEHSFSRFTMQIEQGIPVLSKWLIFNRFKFVASKGIKLGPAFLLTSLTGGSIVGDMAPYQAFAIGGLGSVRGYGEGAVGSGRSCLVANTEVTLPLSKMLEGSVFLDCGTDLGSGRLVPGNPAMRQGKPGSGVGFGYGLRFKSPLGHFQVDYAINAFQQKTLYFGVTNLAS
- the LOC105799273 gene encoding protein IQ-DOMAIN 5 isoform X1, whose protein sequence is MGVSGKWIKALVGLKKTDKSQSSEKKVNRGATSKFRHRRKHSIDFDTDKLQEGLDQNAASPARDANTQAIADAAGSPSGSLEVRDAALNELVMEEWAATRIQTAFRGFLARRALRALKGLVRLQALVRGHAVRKQAAMTLRCMQALVRVQARIRARRVRLTLESETAQQKHQQQLADEARVKEIEEGWCDSIGSVEEIQAKLLKRQEAAAKRERAMAYALAHQWQAGSRQQSVPAGFEPDKSSWGWNWLERWMAVRPWENRFLDINLQDGVVACEDGSAEGKNGANSQIKPAIKKPAASNLHANLSNLKIGLSYSEGSDSPPGKSANVVDAVNALSSKPKSKPIIEDLGEEAGSKPVITSRSRSNPKERSIKSDKLVTKRLSLPNSGKLSLCCPQYIGEGTGSQTSKTGKTAAKVTPGSNKPIKDRSKSNGRGDSNPTKNMAQAVDL
- the LOC105799273 gene encoding protein IQ-DOMAIN 5 isoform X2 — its product is MGVSGKWIKALVGLKKTDKSQSSEKKVNRGATSKFRHRRKHSIDFDTDKLQEGLDQNAASPARDANTQAIADAAGSPSGSLEVRDAALNELVMEEWAATRIQTAFRGFLARRALRALKGLVRLQALVRGHAVRKQAAMTLRCMQALVRVQARIRARRVRLTLESETAQQKHQQQLADEARVKEIEEGWCDSIGSVEEIQAKLLKRQEAAAKRERAMAYALAHQWQAGSRQQSVPAGFEPDKSSWGWNWLERWMAVRPWENRFLDINLQDGVVACEDGSAEGKNGANSQIKPAIKKPAASNLHANLSNLKIGLSYSEGSDSPPGKSANVVDAVNALSSKPKSKPIIEDLGEEAGSKPVITSRSRSNPKERSIKSDKLVTKRLSLPNSGEGTGSQTSKTGKTAAKVTPGSNKPIKDRSKSNGRGDSNPTKNMAQAVDL